The window AAATTACGCTGGGATAAGTTATGTTGGGATTAATTACGTTGGGATAAGTTATACTGGGATTAGTTATTCTGGAGTTATTTTTTATTGACTGTTTGGTATGTTGGActaaaagtattatacattggaTAATTTCTAAAAAGAGGAGGTTTCTTTCTCATCCCGGGATAACTTATTCCACCCTGTGATAGGTATAAGTTATCCTAGCACTATTTTTACTCCTAGGATAACTTATCCCATGATTACTAACCAAACAAGGGATAAGGAATTGCTAAATTCTTATCCCAGGACTATTTATGTTTATCCTTcgtaccaaacgacccttaaGAAAATAAGAGTGTTTAAAGCTTCAAGCAACCAAAAGAAACCGTGCATATTACTCTTGTGTAGTATAGTATGGAAAGGTCAATTAGAGGATAGGAAGATTACAGAAAGAGTTGAAAGATCACTAACCTCACACCCAAAGGAGAAAAGTAACCTGGTGTCCTCTCATTAGAAGCAATATAAAGGGTTCGCCCAGGCgggacccattttgctattctgcATAGAATGAACTCAGGACGTGTATCCCTGTCCAAATGAGGGTGCAAACTTCGTTCAACCCCAAACCTGTCCTTCCTCGTCTTGAGAACATCACCTCTTCGAACATGCATAGCATCATAATCACCAAGCCACACCTTGATCTATAGAAATGACAGAATCCATCAAACCACAGGAGAGAATATCTCTTATTAGTAGTCTCAAAACATATAGCATTGAGGAGATGGACCATGGCCTTTAAGTCAGTAACCTTTCGCAGCCACTTATGGATAAAATGACAAAGATGGTCCTTATGTTTGAGTGTAAGTTCAAATTAGTCCTTTAAGTTTACACggaacagttttggtccttcaAGTTTGCCAAACATTACTACTTTTAGTCTCCGTCAAATATTTACCGAACTTTATCAATTAAATGTGGTGGGGACAATAAAGAAAATTAATGGGAACTCAAATATAGAGGCACAATTTTTGTCGTTTCTGCTATTTTTGATTTATTTCTAGAGTTAGGTGCAGCTTTTTGAGGTGTAATTTCTACTATGTTTTACTATCTTTTTAGTGTCTAgtgcaggtttttttttttttgttccattTGTTAGGATTTGATGGGACTTTCTTGGTGTTTATGGCTAAAACTTTTTTTCCCCATTGTTTccatcaaatctaacaaacataCTTGTCAAATATTTGATGGAAACTATTAAGTGTTAACTTTTGCCAAACATAAAGGACCAATTGTCCATCGGATACTTCAGGGAATATTTTGACTCcaccctcaaacataagggaccatttttgtcattttctccaaCTTATGCAACAAAGGGTAACCTAGAAGCATATTATATAAGGAAGCTAAAAGAGGAAAAACTATAAGATATATTTGTAGTTTTACACCAGTAAAGCTTCAAGATATGACGTTTGATACTTAATCAGGTGGGACTCAAGAACAGAGAAAACAAGTCGAAAATGTGATAGCAATCTAGTTCTACTGCTATGAGAAAACAGAGTGTTAAAAGGATTTCATTGTCACACATAGATGATAGAGCCAAAACAAATTTTAGTTAAATTTAAAAAGTTAAAGGACATGCAATTAACTAACTTCTTCTGCTGCACGCCGTAGTTTTTCCGCAGCCATTGAAGGAAGAAATGAATATGGCAGAAGAATGGAGCTATGATTTTTCCTATCCTTGCATTCTGCAAACCTGAATGATTAATATATACAGTAAATCTATCAGAATTCAAAAGCAGATCCAATACTAAAATATGAACAAATTATCCCCTACTACTAGCTCCATTTTTTCTAGCAAATGAAAGAGAAACTCATGAATTCCAATGTCTTATCACTTAAAGGGGGCAACTTGTGAAAGAAATTTTACCACGAAAGTGGGCTTGCAGTTCGATTGATAAGCAAAATGTTTGAGTACGAACTTTTTTCTTTGAGATCAGTCTTGCTAACTCCTTCAACGTGGGCCACCCCTCTAGAACCTAACTTCATGCTTGTTGCCAGGACGTGATGCCACATTTCAGAGTTGTCCAAAATTACAGGTACTGTGTCAGAGATGAGATCCAAATCATATAAAGAATCCATAGCACACGAACTATCTGCCCACCTGATAATAAGATGGACATATAGGAAGTCAGTAAACTAATATTGTTAAAGAATTTATTTACTAGGGAATCCAGAAACAGATAAAAGAAGCATTCAAATGTTTGTCAAAGGCATATCACATCAGCATACATAGCCTAGTTCTTTGTGGCTTAGGCACAACTGAACAACAGTATTTAAACTCTAATAGGGCCATGCACGACTATGATTATCACATGTATATTCTGCAGTTCTATTTTGGTCGGTTACTTTTGTTTGAAAGACCAGAAAATTTCATGAGAGAATTTAATTGTTTAATGTTTTTTTGACAATTTATCAACTTTCTCATGTGTACATTTTACATAGAGTTGGACATAACAAATGAATTCTACCTTGCCATTAATTGAGAAAATTCAGATTTCCTCATAAGAGGAGGCAACCTAATCAATGAACTGCAACATGCCACTAATACAGAAAATTTACCATTCCTCAGAAGTTGAATTGCTGGGCCGATGAAGAATCCCTTTGTTATTGTGGATCGGATTGATACACATCCTCGAAGGCATAACAAATGTTCTGCTACAAGCAGTAGCCCATTCTTAGATAAGGAGAACTTCAAATATAtctttcataaaaaaaaaatgctcGGACTGTTAAACACATCATAAAATGCCTTGGTTCCATAACCAAATGTCATAGGATTGCATACACAAAGATATGTGGTTATCCAAATTCACTGTAATATAATACTAATTGTTGCATGCATGTCAAGTCTTATACCCATAATCTTAGCATAAAATGCTCCAAGGAATTAGGATGACAAAATGAAACTGGGGTTAGAACCAGACACTCAGAAGTATCATCTTTTGAATGGATCAAAATTTTCTTTCACCAACATAAACACAAGACGAATAGTAGCTAACACATTATGCTGTTGTTTGTTGTGAAATTTAATCCAAAGATCAAAATCACTCATTGAAACAGCTGACTAATCCAAAAGATGCTGACTTCATTCTAACAAAACGTTCCGATGTTTCAGCATACTTCTAACAGAGGAATTAAATTGGCCTTGATTATATGTAAACTCAGAAGAACTGAatctcgaaaaaaaaaaaaaaacaaatagcgAATTGAAACAATCATCAAATGTATTCTTGTAAATTGCTTCATAGTCCATAAGCTATGTAAAAGACTTAACATTTTGCTTTTCCAACTCAGGCTTATGTAAAGAATCCACTATAACTCAAGTCAAGCTTAAAGGAAAATTATAACCAAAAACTTCTTTTTTATAGCAATCAACAAACAAACATCCccagcaagtttttttttttttttaaaaaaaaccacTTCAACATAGAAAAGATTCAAACTTTTAAACTTACATTGCAACGAAAAAAgttcaacattaacaatatcAAGCTTAAAGGAAAAACATTAACCAAAACTTCTCCTTTTTTACAGCAATCAAGAAACAAACATCCAGCAACTAAAACACCCACTTCCACATACAAAAGATTCGAACTCTTCAACTTATATTGCAACAAAAAAGTTCCAACATTACCAATATCATGCTTAAATGAAAACTATTaaccaaaattttttttttttttatagcaaTCAAGAAACAAACATCCCGCAAGTAAAACCCACTTTAAACATAGTAAAGATTCAAACTTTTCAACTTAAATTGCAACAAAAAAGCCTCAACATTAGCAATTTCAAGCTTAAACATAGAAAAGATTTAAGTTTTTCAACTTAGATTGCCACAAAAAGGTTCAAATTTAGCAATATCAAGCTTAAAGGAAAATTATAACCAAAAACTTCTCTTTTTATAGCAAACAGCAAGCAAAACCCACTTCAGCATAAAAAAGATTCAAGCTTTTAGACTTAGAAATGCAACAAAAAAGTTTCCACATTAGCAATATCAAGAAACTCAAAATAGAAAAACAAAATTGATATACAATAATACCATATATTTACCTCACTTCAACATAAAAGATTCAAACTTTTCAACTTAAATTGCAACAAAAAATGTTCAACATTACCAATATCAATAAactcaaaataaaaaaaacaaaattgagaTACAAAAATCCCATAAATTTACCTCACTTCAAACACAGTAAAGATTCAAACTTTACAACGTATATTACAACAACAAAGCCTCAACATTACCAATATCAAGAAGCTCAAAGTAGAAAACAAAATTGAGATACAATGCTCCCATAAATTTACCTCACTTAAAACATAGTAAAGATTCAAACTTTTCAACTTATATTGCAACAACAAAGCCTCAACATTACCAATATCAAGAAACTCAAAGTAGAAAACAAAATTGAGATACAATACTCCCATAAATTTACCTCACTTAAAACATAGTAAAGATTCAAACTTTTCAACTTATATTGCAACAAAAAAGTTTCAACATTACCAATATCAAGAAACTCAAAGTAGAAAACAAAATTGAGATACAATACTCCCATAAATTTACCTCACTTCAAACATAGTAAAGATTCAAACTTTTCAACTTATATTACAACAAAAAATCCTCAACATTACCAATATCAAGAAACTCAAAATAGACAAATAAAATTTACCTATTAAGAAACATAGCTTCTTCAAGAGCACACCTAAGACTTGATTCTTGATGACCCAAACCAGCACAAGTATTACAATGTTTACCAGGACAATCAATTCTATTACCCCAATAAAGATACTTATGTGGCCCATTATGTAATTTACTATTCTTAGAATATACTGAGTTTTTTGAGCTTATTGAAGTAGAAAAAGAAAACCCATTTGAACCAATGTATAGTAAAGTTATGGCTATAATTGAAACTGTGAGTATTAGATTTGTGGATCGTGGTTTTGTTTTCCCTTTGTGGGTTTTTTGGATCGCCATTTTTGATTCTTGAATAACTGACAAACAAGGAAATAAGAAGATCCGGATGAAACTCACTTTGGTACCTTCAAGTTTTAAATGTTTCACTTTAGTACTTATATCTCTGTTTAGTTCAAATTAGTCCCTTGGCCAGGGCCTTTcattttgatttatttttgttTAACCATCAGTTAAGAAAATATGTGATCATACAGGAGAAATGGTTTTGcgacaaatttttatttttttacacatAAAGGATCTGGAAagaacattttttttcttttcaaattgtAAGAGAGTAAGAGATCTCATTTCCTGATACAAATATGTCTTGagttttagagcctgtttggaaagccacctggtaattggaattggtgtaattacaagggtagtaattacacagcctagtaattacacagtatagTAATTATGCCTATTTGtatgtcataatgtaattacaagcttactgtttggttgcacaagtgtaattacacagtttgattaatttttttttaaaaagttaatATTTGACAAATGATGTTAAATTAGGTATTTAAGATACATATTGTTTCTTaagaatatattaattaataatcatatatttgtaattaatattgtaaaaaataactAATTTATATTtgtcaaattaataatattttaatttaattaattataaaaaccAAAAGCATACATTTTGTAAGAATCATAGATGGCAcgtttgattttttattttttataaatataatgtcataactttattcaaatatttaacaaaaaacaATCTATCAATTCTAATTGAAAAAAGAACGACATACagtgtgaaataacaagtcaatatgACTAAAGCAACTAAAATGGAACcgaaaatataacatgaatttaAAATCTATTATTTTGACGACAAAGAAACTTTGAATAATTTATGGTTCCAAGTTAATAGATGCAATATGAATTTGAATtggagaaaatttgaaaaaacatAGCTGAAGATAACTAATGACGCTTAGGGTGATCATCTAGAAATCTTTTGGGATGCTATTTCAATCACTATAACCAAGTTGAATGAGACCTCCATTTTTATTAGCCTGCCTGGCATCTTAAGTGCTATATTATTTACAAGGTTGTATCAGAAGCGTGAGGTAGTCGCATATGCtcctataaaaaaaattaagattttGCACATTATTCACTTTAGATTATCGTCTAAttataattttaatattttacAAAGTGTCTTTTGATTCAAAGCACTTGTTAATAATTGACATGATATTAACGTGCAAGACAAGTTTGTAGAAACTAGTAAGAGACAAAAAAAAATACGAAtaattacatggaatcacaagaagttaggttggaaaatgaaaagaaagaaaataaaaaataaataatgtaaaaataaaaatatattttaaaaataaaaacaatttaaaaagtaaaaataaaaaataaattaaaataattaaaataataagaataaaaaataaattaaaataataaaaaaagagcAGAAATTAGAAGTAACCTTGTAAattgtaattacacccaattctcaacccTCCCTTGCCAATTGAAGAGTGTATTACTAcctctcaattacacccaattacatgCTGACCATGTAATTATTTGGCCTGACAAAGATGTCAAACTATGTCAATTACATGGAtgactttccaaacaggctctaaagtAATTCACACAAAATTGAGTTCAATTTAAGTTAAACCAACTCAATGATTTAAATTATGCTGATGGGACATCTACTTATAAGTAAAATTCCAACTGCAAGACAACATGATTTTCGTTTAATCTATGAAAAGCTTAATAATCGAAAGCATTTGGCCCCACCTAGGTTTTTAATCAATTGCACTTCACCTCCTTTCATTTCGAATATTGGTAAATTGTCATCTCATTGTCTCAAAGGGAAAAAACATTTTGACCCTCCAACTTTATACATCAATTACATTTCACCTCCTATCATCTCATCTTAGTCGAGTTTGAACCAGCATGTTCAGAAGAATGGGTAAGATGTTAGTATATCTAATATTATTTATTCTAATattatttatgcatatatataagatgGAGTTAGTCATTGCATACATTTCGAAATAGTCATTGCATAATATATCCCATTTTTTTTATAGGATGGAGTTACTGgtgaagaaagaaaataaaaaataaattatgtaaaaataaaaatatattttaaaaataaaaataatttaaaaagtaaaaataaaaaataaattaaaataataaaaataaaaaataaattataattaaaataataattttaattaaaataataaaataaaataaattaaaataataagaataaaaaataaattaaaataataaaaaagaaaagaaattagaagtAACCTTGTAATTACACCAAATTCTCAACCCTCCCTTGCAAATTGAAGAGTGTATTACTAcctctcaattacacccaattacatgCTGACCATGTAATTACTTGGCCTGACAAACATGTCAAACTATGCCAATTACATGGgtgactttccaaacaggctctaaagtAATTCACACAAAATTGAGTTCAATTTAAGTTAAACCAGCTCAATGATTTAAATTATAAGTAAAATTCCCAACTGCAAGACAACATGATTTCGTTTAAACGAAGAAAAGCTTGATAATCGAAAGCATTTGGCCCCTCCTAGGTTTTTAATCAATTGCACTTCACCTCCTTTCATTTCGAATATTGGTAAATTGTCATCTCATtgtctcaaagagaaaaaaaCATTTGACCCTCCAACTTTATACATCAATTACATTTCACCTCTTATCATCTCATTTTAGTCGAGTTTGAACCAGCATGTTCAGAAGAATGGGTAAGATGTTAGTATATCTAATATTATTTATTCTAATattatttatgcatatatataagatgGAGTTAGTCATTGCATACATTTCGAAATAGtcattgcatacaacaacaacaacaacaagcccagtataatcccaccatgtggggtctggggagggtagagtgtacgcagacctaacccccatcttgaaaggtagggcggctgtttccgaaagaccctcggctcaagagaggagaacaagagaggaaaaacaagacaaaaggttagataggatCAAATATATCGAAAACCAATATGAAatcaaggaataacaaaagcgagaaagtcatgttAGAACAGTCcagaaagaaaggagcattagctACTATAGATAACTAAGGCCACCAAAGCACAACGGCCCAACAAAtctaagcagcaatcaaatgcaaaaatcaaatggcaataaacaaatgagcaaaactacaactactaagGTGAAAGGATtggccacctagccttctatcctaatctgagtcctccacaacctcctatctaaggtcatgtcctcggtgagctgaaactgtgccatatcctgtctaatcacctctccccaatacttctttggcctccctatgcctctcctgaaaccgtccatagccaacctctcacacctccgcactaggtcatctgtgtctctcctcttcacatgcccaaaccatctcagcctcgcttccctcatcttgtcttccaccgatgccactcccaccttgtctcggatatcttcattcctaattctatccctcttagtgtgcccacacatccaccgcaacattcgcatttccgcgactttcatcttctggacgtgaaatttcttgactggccaacactccgccccgtacaatagggtcggtctaaccaccactttgtagaacttgcctttaagttttggtggcactttcttatcacacaacactccggaggcgagcctcaatttcatccaccctgcaccaatacgatgtgaaacatcgtcgtcgatatccccatctccctgtataatagacccaagatacttgaaacttcctttcttttgaatgacctaggtaccaagcctcacttcctcgtcagcctcacgcggtaggccactgaacttgcactccaagtattctgtcttggtcctactcaatttaaatcctttagactccaacgtctgtctccagccctccagcttatcgttaactccgttgcgagtctcgtcaatcaggactatgtcatccgcaaacaacatacaccaaggcacctcaccttgtatttgtcgcgtcaattcatccatcaccagggcgaatagaaacgggctaagcgttgatccctggtgcaaccccatcataacagggaagtgctccgagtctcctcctaccgtccttaccctggtcttagctccttcatacatgtcctttatcgctctaatgtacaccacaggtacacctttagcctccaagcatctccataggacctctcttggcactttatcgtaggccttttctaggtcaatgaataccatgtgcaagtccctcttccgctccctatactgctccaccaatctccttacaatatgaatggcttctgtagtcgagcgccccggcatgaatccaaactggttctctgaaatagacacacctctcctcaccctcttttccaccaccctttcccacactttcatagtgtgacttagcagcttgatacct is drawn from Lycium barbarum isolate Lr01 chromosome 8, ASM1917538v2, whole genome shotgun sequence and contains these coding sequences:
- the LOC132607563 gene encoding uncharacterized protein LOC132607563 isoform X2, whose translation is MAIQKTHKGKTKPRSTNLILTVSIIAITLLYIGSNGFSFSTSISSKNSVYSKNSKLHNGPHKYLYWGNRIDCPGKHCNTCAGLGHQESSLRCALEEAMFLNRTFVMPSRMCINPIHNNKGILHRPSNSTSEEWWADSSCAMDSLYDLDLISDTVPVILDNSEMWHHVLATSMKLGSRGVAHVEGVSKTDLKEKSSYSNILLINRTASPLSWFAECKDRKNHSSILLPYSFLPSMAAEKLRRAAEEIKVWLGDYDAMHVRRGDVLKTRKDRFGVERSLHPHLDRDTRPEFILCRIAKWVPPGRTLYIASNERTPGYFSPLGVRYKLAYSSNFSSILDPLIENNYELFMVERLIMMGAKTFINTMKQDDTDLSLSDDPKKNTKKWEIPVYTRDNEEC
- the LOC132607563 gene encoding uncharacterized protein LOC132607563 isoform X1, which codes for MAIQKTHKGKTKPRSTNLILTVSIIAITLLYIGSNGFSFSTSISSKNSVYSKNSKLHNGPHKYLYWGNRIDCPGKHCNTCAGLGHQESSLRCALEEAMFLNSRTFVMPSRMCINPIHNNKGILHRPSNSTSEEWWADSSCAMDSLYDLDLISDTVPVILDNSEMWHHVLATSMKLGSRGVAHVEGVSKTDLKEKSSYSNILLINRTASPLSWFAECKDRKNHSSILLPYSFLPSMAAEKLRRAAEEIKVWLGDYDAMHVRRGDVLKTRKDRFGVERSLHPHLDRDTRPEFILCRIAKWVPPGRTLYIASNERTPGYFSPLGVRYKLAYSSNFSSILDPLIENNYELFMVERLIMMGAKTFINTMKQDDTDLSLSDDPKKNTKKWEIPVYTRDNEEC